In Streptomyces pluripotens, the genomic window GCGATGGTCGCCAGTCGCTGGACGTGGGTGCCGAGCAGCTCCGCGAAGATCTCCGTCTCCGCCTCGCACAGCTGCGGGAACTGTTCCGCGACATGGGCGACCGGGCAGTGGTGCTGACAGAGCTGCTCACCCTGGTGCGGGAGGGGCGCGCTGCGCGCCGTAGCAGCGTACCCGTCCACGCTCAAGGCCCTGGCCAGTGCTTCCGCGCGCTCATCGGGATCGACCCTCTCGATCGCCTTGCGGTATGCGCCTGCCTGGGCGGCGATCCGGGCACGGGCGAAGGCGGCGACGGCCTCGGGTCCGCCCTCGCGCTCGGCGATCCAGCGCAGGGCGTCCGCGGCCAGCTTGTCGTACGACTGGTCGAAGGCGTCCCGGCCGCAGTCGGTGAGCGCGAAGACCTTCGCGGGACGGCCACGCGTACGCGCGCCGTACACCCGCTGCTCTCGGGCCTCGACGACATCGTCGACGACCAGCGCGTCCAGATGACGCCGGACGGCCGCCTGGGTCAGTCCCAGCCGGCCGGCGAGTTCGGCGACGGTCGACGGACCGTGGTCCAGGATGGACCGCGCGACCCGGTTGCGCGTCGAACGGTCCGAGCGCACCACGGCCGCGAGCTCCTCCTGGGGCGCCCCCACCGGGGCCTCCCGAGCCTCGCCGACGTTTTTCACAACGCCATTGTTGCGTAATTCCTCAGAGCCTGACAAGCGCGGTCCGGATCACCGACCGGTGCCCTGCATCACTTAGGTATACCTAATTTGACCTGCGAAAACGATCTTTGATCGATCATCCCGGAGTCCTTCCAGAATCAAAGCGGTGGCGCCCCGCGGCCTCGTCCGCAACACTCCCCTGCCATGCCCCCACCGCCTCCCACCGGCCCTCTTATCACCCGTGACGCGGTCGCCGCGCAGCTGCGGCTGCTCGGCGTCGGAACCGGTGAGATCCTCCTCGCGCACTGCTCGCTGAGTTCCCTCGGCTGGGTCAACGGAGGCGCCGTAGCGGCCGTCCAGGGACTCCTCGACGCCCTGGGCCCGTCCGGCACTCTCGTCGTGCCCACCCAGTCCGCCGACCTGTCCGACCCGGTCGGATGGGCGAATCCACCAGTGCCCGAGCAGTGGTGGGACCGGATTCGGACCACCATGCCGGCCTACGACCCGTTGATCACCCCCTCGCGCGGGGTCGGCGTGATCCCGGAGACCGTACGGACCTGGCCGGGCGCACTGCGCAGCGCGCACCCGCAGACCTCCTTCGCAGCCCTCGGCCCGCACGCCGCAGACCTCATGGACGGTCACGCCGTGGACTGCCGGCTCGGCGAACGCAGCCCACTGGCCCGGCTGGAGCGACTGGGCGCCCGGGTCCTGCTGCTCGGCGTGGGCTACGACGCCTGCACCAGCTTCCATCTCGCCGAGTACCGGATACCGGCGCCGCACGTCGAGGTCGGACGGCCGGCGCCCGGCGGCGGCTGGGAGACGGTGATCGAAGTCTCGATCGACTCCGACCGGTTCGACGAACTGGGCCACGACTTCGAACGGGACCGGCCGGTCGACCGCGGCAAGGTCGGCGCGGCCAGCGCACGGCTCTTCCCGGTGGCCGACGCGGTGGCCTACGCCGAGCAGTGGCTGCCGCTGCACCGTCCCCGCGCGGAGGAGTTCCCGCACCCGCCGGTCTGAGCGGCATGCGGTCTCCCTAGACTCTGGAGCCATGCGCAGTGAGCCCGCCCGCCCGTCTCCCGGCCCCCACCCGTCAACGAGACGCTTTGCGCCACACCCGCTCATTGAGGTCCGGGCCCTGGTGAAGCGCTACGGCACGAAGACCGCGGTGGACGGCCTCGACCTGGTGGCCGAGGACGGCGTGACCGCTGTGCTCGGCCCCAACGGGGCGGGGAAGACGACCACGGTGGAGACCTGCGAGGGGTACCGGAAGCCGGATTCCGGCACGGTGCGCGTCCTGGGCCTCGACCCGGTACGGCAGGCCGCACAGCTACGCCCGCGCATCGGGGTGATGCTCCAGTCCGGGGGCGTGTACTCCGGCGCCCGGGCGGACGAGATGCTGCGGCACACGGCGAAGCTGCACGCGCATCCGCTGGACGTGGACGCGTTGGTCGAACGCCTCGGGCTGGGCTCCTGCGGCCGGACGAGCTACCGGCGGCTGTCCGGCGGCCAGCAGCAACGGCTCGCGCTCGCCATGGCCGTCGTGGGCCGCCCGGAGCTGGTGTTCCTGGACGAGCCGACAGCCGGACTCGATCCACAGGCGCGCCGCGCCACCTGGGACCTGGTGAGGGACCTGCGCACCGACGGCGTCTCGGTGATCCTCACCACCCACTACATGGAAGAGGCCGAGCAGCTCGCCGATGACGTCGCGATCATCGACGGCGGCCGGGTCATCGCCCAGGGTTCCCCGGAGCAGTTGTGCAGGGGCGGTGCCGAGAACACCTTGCGCTTCTCCGGCCGCCCCGGCCTCGACGTGAGCTCCTTGCTCAAGGCGCTCCCGGCCGACTGCACCGCCGCCGAGCAGGCTCCGGGCAGCTACCGGGTCGTCGGCAAGATCGACCCGCAGCTGCTGGCAACGGTGACCTCGTGGTGCGCGCAGCACGGGGTGATGCCGGACCGGATCTCGGTGGAGCGGCACACACTCGAAGACGTCTTCCTGGAGCTGACAGGCAAGGAGCTGCGTTCATGACGACCGTGCCGGGCACCTACGCCCCGAAGCCGGGTGCGGCCCCCCTTCCCCGCATGATTGCGGCCCAGGCGGCGCTGGAGACCAGGATGCTGCTGCGCAACGGCGAGCAGCTGCTGCTGACGATCGTGATCCCGACCCTGTTGCTGGTGCTCTTCAGCTCCGTCGACATCGTCGACACCGGCACGGGCAGGGCCGTCGACTTCCTCACACCGGGCATCCTCGCCCTCGCGGTGATGTCCACGGCGTTCACTGGCCAGGCCATCGCGACCGGCTTCGAGCGGCGCTACGGGGTGCTCAAGCGCCTGGCCTCCTCCCCGCTGCCGCGCTGGGGACTGATGACCGCGAAGACGGTGTCGGTCCTCGTCACGGAGGTCCTCCAGGTCGTCCTCCTGACCGTGATCGCCTTCGCGCTGGGCTGGTCGCCGCGCGGCAACCCCGCTGCCGTTCTGCTCCTGCTGGTCCTCGGCACAGCGGCCTTCTCCGGGCTCGGTCTGTTGATGGCGGGCACCCTGAAGGCGGAGGCGACGCTGGCCGCCGCCAACCTGGTCTTCCTGCTGCTGCTCGTCGGCGGCGGGGTCATCGTGCCGCTGGAGAAGTTCGGGTCGGCCGCTCAGCAGGTACTCGGCCTGCTGCCCGTCTCCGCGCTCTCCGACGGCCTGCGGAGCGTGCTCCAGCACGGATCGGGAACACCCTGGGGCGACCTGGGGATCCTCACCGTATGGGCGGTCGTGGGGCTGGCCGCGGCAGGACGGTTCTTCCGCTGGGAGTGAGCCGCCGGGCGGGACCCTCGTGAAAGCGTGCACAAGCGGAGGCATACGATGTGGGCGTGCCAAAGCTGAACCGCGCCGATGCCGAAGCGGCCGTGCGCAACCCGCTCGCCTTCATCGCCGACCGCTGGACCCCTGCTCCCGGGACCGTACGGCGGGCGGCGCTCGCCGCGCTCGTCATGTCGGTCGTCATCGTCGTGACCGGCGGCGCCGTACGCCTGACCGGCTCGGGCCTCGGTTGCCCCACCTGGCCCACCTGCACCGACGACTCGCTGACCACGACCCGGGCCATGGGTGTCCACGGCATCATCGAGTTCGGCAACCGCATGCTGACGTACGTGCTGTGCGCGGCCGTCGGCTGGGCGATCGTCGCGGCCCGTGCCGAGAAGCCGTGGCGGCGCAGTCTGACCCGGCTGGGCTGGGCACAGTTCTGGGTGGTCATGGGCAACGCGGTGCTGGGCGGCATCGTGGTCCTGGTCGGCCTCAACCCGTACACGGTCGCCGCGCACTTCCTGCTCTCCTCGGCGCTGATCGCGGTGGCGACGGTGATGTGGCAGCGCGCCCGGGAGGGCGACGCCGCACCGCGTCCGCTGGTCGGCAAGGCCGTGCAGCAGCTGGTGTGGTTCCTGGTTGCGGCGTCCGTGCTGCTCATCGTCATGGGCACGGTCGTGACCGGTGCCGGACCGCACGCCGGTGACTCCAGCGAGGTCGACCGGATCCACATCAACTGGGAGACCGCGGCCAAGATGCACGCGGTGCTCGCCTGGATCGTGGTGACGCTGACGTTCGCCCTGTGGTTCGTCCTGAAGGCGGTGGACGCACCGAAGGGGCCGTCGGCGCGGACGCGCGAACTGTTCCTGATCCTGCTCGCCCAGGGCGTGCTGGGTTATGTGCAGTACTTCATGCACCTGCCCGAGTTCCTGGTCGGCCTCCACATGCTCGGCTCGTGCCTGATCTGGATCGGCGTCCTGCGCGTTCTGCTGTCGCTGCGGGAACGCCCGCAGGCCGCCCCACTGGACCTACCCGGTCCTTCGCCCGAGCTGACGGCTGACACGCGCGCCTGAGTCACCCGTACGCCGTGACCGGCGCGTCGATCGCCGGGCTGAGGTAGGCACGGGTCAGCTTGGCGCAGCGGGCCAGCAGGTCGCCACGGGACGGGACGGGGTCCTGGTGCGCGTGGCGCCGTCGCACGAGGTCCTCGACGACCTCGGGGGGAGCCCCACGCCCCGCAGTTCGGCGTGCGCCTACCGCTTCAAGATCAGCCGCCCCCTCGCCCAGGGTCACGGTGGCACGGGCGAAGGTCAGCAGCCCCAGGTCGACCCAGACATCGCACCGCCTGGCCTCGCCGACCGCCCAGACGCCGAGGGAGCCGACGACCAGCAGCGCGCGCAGGAAGCGGACGGGACGCACATCGGTCTGCACCATCCCAGCCTGTGCGGCACGGTGACCGCCGTACAGCTCTCAGTCCAGGCCGTAGACCCGCCGCGCATTGTCCGCCGCGATCATGCGGGCCACCCGCTGGGCGTCCTCCAGCGACCACGCGCCCTCGGCGGCCCAGGTCCCCAGGACACGGCCCAGGGCCTCGCGGAACAGGCGAGCACCGACGACGTGCAGTTCGGGCAGGCGGTGAGCACCGGTGGAGAAGAGAATCTTGCCGAAGGGGGCCAGCTCCAGGATTTCGGCGAGGACGGTGGCCGCTCGGGCGCCGGTGCGCACGAGCGCGGCGCCCGAGTCCGCGTAGACGTGCGGGAAGACGCCGGCCAGGTGGGCGGCCTGGCGGTGGTAGGGGTAGCCGTGCAACAGGATCAGGTCGGTGCCGAGGCCGGCCGTGGCTCGCACGAAGTCGGTCAGCAGCACCGGGTCCGTACGGTCCAGGTGGGCGCCCGGCTCGCCGAGTCCGGCGTGCAGTTGCAGCGGCAGACCGACGGCGACCGCGATCCACAGCACGTGCCGGAGCAGCACGGGGTCGGTCAGCACGCCACCGACCCTCCGGTCGGCCAGCCAGCGGGCCGCCGCGCCCCGCACCTCTCCGGGCCCCGGCGGCTCGGATGCGAGAGCCAGGCCGTGTCTGAGGCCCGCGATCGAGGTGAAGGCGACCGCGTCCGCCGCGGCGCCCTGTACGGCCTCGGCCAGATTGGTGAGGAAGGACTCGACCGTGCCGGAGGTGTCGGCCACCTGCTCGGCCAGCGGCTCCAGACGGACGATCTCACGTGCCCCGGCGGCTCCGTGGCAGGCCATCTCAGCGGGGCCGGTGAGGTCACCGGGCACGCCCGTGTCGACGAGGTAGGTGGTGATGCCGCTGCCCCGCAGCAGCATGCGGGTTGCCTCCAGAGCACCCAGTTCCCGACGGCGGGCCAAGTAGCGGGCGGGTGGGCAGTGCGGTTCCAGGCCGAGCAGGGGCGGGCACCAGCGGCGCACCGCGAAACCGGTCTGGGTGTCGAAGAGGGTGGTGCCCGGAGCCGGTGGCCCCTCGGTGCGGGCCAGCTGGGCCTCGAAGGTGCCGAGGCCCAGCTCGGTGCGCAGTACGCCGTGGCAGTACTGGTCCACGAGGGACGGCGTTTCGATCATTCCGGCTCCCGAAGGGACGCGTGGGCGCTGCGCTTGCTCACACGTCCTAACGGGTGAACCCGGTTCAGGTGGCGGTAGTGAGCGCAAAGGGGGGCAAGGGAACCACGCGGCCGGCCGGGCCGGATCTACGGTGGCCGAACCGCCCGCGCATCCCGGGCTCGCTCATCAGCCAGGGCCGGTTGCGGCACTAGCCGCCCAGCTGGATGCCTGCCATCCGCTTCCACTCGTACGGGCCCGTCCGCACCTTGGCCGCGAACTCGCCGTCGAAGGACTCGTGCACGGTGATCCCGGCCTTCTCCACCGCCTGCTCGGCGATCTTCGTGCTGGGAGCCACTAGGTCACCCCAGCCACCGTCCTCACCCACGAGGACGATGCGGACGCCGCGTTCGCCGATGTAGGCCACCTGCCCCTCGGCGCCGCCGTGCGCCGTGGAGAAGGCACTGATCTGCCGGGCCAGCTTCGCCGCCTTACGCTCGGCCTTGGCCTCGGCCTTGGGGTCAACCTGCTGCGTGTCTGCCATGACCAGGATGCTACCGACGGGTAGACCGAACGGCGACGGGAGGGGTGCGTGGCCTTGACCACGCACCCCTCCCGTCCGCGGAAGAGCACTCAGCGCAGGAAGGGGTCCACCGCGACCGCGACGAACAGGATCGACACGTACGTGATCGACCAGTGGAACAGGCGCATCTCCTTCAGCTTCGCGCCGGTCACCTCGGCCTTCGCCCGGTTCTGCAGCGCGTGCGCCTCCCACAGCCAGAACCCGCCGGCCGCCAGGGCGACCGCCGTGTAGAACCAGCCGGTGTAGCCGAGGGGGGTCAGCATCAGCGACACGGCGACCATCACCCAGCTGTAGATGACGATCTGCCGGGCGACGACCTTGTTGGAAGCGATGACCGGGAGCATCGGCACGCCCGCACGCGCATAGTCCTCCTTGACCTTCATGGACAGCGGCCAGTAGTGCGGCGGGGTCCAGAAGAACATGACGAGGAAGAGGATGACCGGCGCCCACGACATGGAGTTCGTGACCGACGACCAGCCGATGAGCACCGGCAGGCAGCCGGCGATGCCGCCCCACACGATGTTCTGCGAGGTACGCCGCTTGAGGATCATCGTGTAGACGACGACGTAGAAGAGGAGCGCACCGAGGGACAACCAGGCGGAGAGCCAGTTGACGGTGAACCCGAACAGCAGCGTGGAGATGACCGCGAGGGTGATGCCGAAGGCCAGGCACTCGCGCGGGCTGACCATGCCGGTCACCAGCGGCCGCTGCGAGGTGCGGTCCATCAGGGCGTCGATGTCCCGGTCGATGTACATGTTCAGCGCGTTGGCGCCGCCCGCGGAGAGGTAGCCGCCGATGCAGGTCAACAGGACCAGCTTGAGGTCGGGCACGCCCTGCTGGGCCAGGAACATCACCGGAACCGTGGTGATGAGCAGCAACTCGATGATCCGTGGCTTGGTCAGCGCCACGAACGCCTTGACACGGGCCCCGAACGGCCGGTGAACCGGGCTCTGGCTCGCACCACCGAGCACACCCGCTGGACGGGATTCGACGGCCGTCACGCACACCCCTGACAGAGACATCCCAGCAAACCTCCCCCGTGTGAAGTCCCGGTAAAGGCTCGCGCGTACCACGCCACTTTAGACGTTGCCCATACCCCGGCCTTCGCGGGGGTGGGGTCGTGTTGGCAGCGCGGCCCCGACGTGCATTCGACGGCTCGTTTGAGCAGTCAGATGAGCGGCTCCGTATTCATGTGCCAAATGCCTTCTCGGCCAGTCGGGAGGCGGATCGCACGCAGTCCCGGCAGTCTGTAAACACTCGAAAAAATGCACGTCCTCACGAGGGTAGGCTCAGCTGCGGCCGGTGGGCAGAAGCACGCCGGCGGCCGGGTGGGGGCATGCCCCGAAGACCGGCGATCGACATGTGGAGAGGAGCCCTGACCCAGGGTGAGCACCAAGCCGACCACCACAGACTTTGAGTGGACCGAGCTGGACCAGCGGGCCGTGGACACCGCCCGCGTCCTAGCCGCCGACGCCGTACAGAAGGTGGGTAACGGCCATCCCGGTACGGCGATGAGCCTGGCCCCGGCCGCCTACACCCTCTTCCAGAAGGTGATGCGTCATGACCCGGCCGACCCCGAGTGGGTCGGACGGGACCGTTTCGTGCTGTCCGCCGGCCACTCGTCCCTGACCCTCTACACCCAGCTGTACCTGGCCGGTTTCGGCCTGGAACTGGAGGACCTGGAGGCCTTCCGCACCTGGGGTTCGAAGACGCCGGGCCACCCCGAGTACGGGCACACCGCAGGCGTGGAGACCACCACGGGGCCGCTGGGCCAGGGCGTCGCGAACGCGGTGGGCATGGCGATGGCCGCCCGCTACGAGCGCGGTCTGTTCGACCCGGACGCTCCGCGGGGCGAGTCCCCCTTCGACCACTTCGTCTACTGCATCGCCGGTGACGGCTGTCTCCAGGAGGGCATCTCCGCGGAGGCGTCCTCGCTGGCCGGACACCAGAAGCTCGGCAACCTGATCCTGCTGTGGGACGACAACCACATCTCGATCGAGGGCGACACCGAGACCGCCGTCTCCGAGGACACCGTCAAGCGCTACGAGGCGTACGGCTGGCACGTGCAGCGTGTCGAGCCGAAGGAGAACGGCGACCTGGACCCGGCGGCGATCTTCGCCGCGGTGCAGGAGGCCAAGACGGTCACCGACCGGCCCTCGTTCATCGCGATGCGTTCGATCATCGCCTGGCCCGCCCCGCACGCGCAGAACACCGAGGCCGCACACGGCTCCGCGCTGGGCGAGGAGGAGGTGGCGGCGACCAAGCGCGTCCTGGGCTTCGACCCGGAGCGGACCTTCGAGGTCGCCGACGAGGTCCTCACCCACACCCGCCGGGCCCTGGAGCGGGGCCGCCAGGCCAGGTCGGAGTGGGAGAAGTCCCTGCAGGAGTGGCGGGACGGCAGCGCCGAACGGGCCGCCGAGTTCGACCGCATCAGCAAGGGCGAGCTGCCGGCCGGCTGGGAGGAGAAGCTCCCGGTGTTCGAGCCGGGCAAGGCCGTCGCCACCCGTGCCGCCTCCGGCAAGGTGCTACAGGCGCTCGGCCCGGTGCTCCCCGAGCTGTGGGGCGGCTCCGCCGACCTGGCCGGGTCGAACAACACGACCATCGACAAGGACAGCTCCTTCCTCCCCGAGGGCAACCCGCTGCCCGAGGCCAATCCGTACGGCCGCACGATCCACTTCGGCATCCGCGAGCATTCCATGGGCGCCGAGATGAACGGCATCGCCCTGCACGGAAACACCCGCGTCTACGGCGGCACCTTCCTGGTGTTCTCCGACTACATGCGCAACGCCGTACGCCTGTCGGCGCTGATGCACCTGCCGGTGACCTACGTGTGGACCCACGACTCCATCGGTCTCGGCGAGGACGGCCCCACCCACCAGCCGGTGGAACACCTGGCCTCGCTGCGCGCGATCCCGGGCCTGAACATCGTCCGCCCGGCGGACGCCAACGAGACCACCATCGCCTGGCGCGAAATCCTCAGGCGCTACACCAAGGAGTTCGGCAAGGGCCAGCCGCACGGTCTGGCGCTCACCCGCCAGGGGGTGCCGGTGTACGAGCCCAACGAAAACGCCGCCCGCGGTGGTTACGTCCTGTTCGACGCCGAGGGCGGCGAGCCGCAGGTGATCCTGATCGCCACCGGCTCGGAGGTGCACCTGGCCGTCGGGGCGCGCGAGCAGCTCCAGGCGGAAGGCGTCCCCACCCGAGTGGTGTCCATGCCGTCCGTGGAGTGGTTCGAGCAGCAGGAGCAGGAGTACCGGGACTCCGTGCTGCCCCCGTCCGTGAAGGCCCGGGTCGCCGTGGAGGCGGGTGTCGGGCTGACCTGGTACCGCTACGTCGGGGACGCCGGCCGCATCGTTTCCCTGGAGCACTTCGGTGCTTCCGCCGACGGCAAGGTCCTTTTCCGCGAGTTCGGTTTCACCGCCGAGAACGTCGCCGCCCAGGCGAAGGAATCGATCGCCGCGGCCCGGGAATCCCTCGCCGCCGGCCGACGCTGACGCTCATATACGACACGTAGGAGATGTAATTCCATGACAGACGCACTCAAGCGCCTCTCCGAAGAAGGCGTCGCGATCTGGCTGGACGACCTGTCGCGCAAGCGGATCACGTCCGGCAACCTCGCCGAGCTGATCGACCAGCAGCACGTCGTGGGCGTCACCACCAACCCGACGATCTTCCAGAAGGCGATCTCCCAGGGCGACGGCTACAGCCTGCAGCTGTCGGACCTCGCCGCCCGCAAGGTCACCGTCGAAGAGGCCATCCGCATGATCACGACGGCGGACGTCCGGGATGCCGCCGACATCCTGCGCCCGATGTTCGACGCCACGGACGGACAGGACGGCCGGGTCTCCATCGAGGTCGACCCGCGCCTCGCGCACAACACCAGGGCGACCATCGCAGAGGCCAAGCAACTGGCCTGGCTCGTGGACCGGCCCAACACCCTGATCAAGATTCCGGCCACCAAGGCGGGTCTGCCGGCGATCACCGAGGTCATCGGCCTCGGCATCAGCGTCAACGTCACGCTGATCTTCTCCCTGGAGCGCTACCGCGAGGTCATGGCCGCCTACCTCTCCGGTCTGGAGAAGGCCAGGGAGCGCGGACTGGACCTGTCGAAGATCCGCTCGGTGGCGTCCTTCTTCGTGTCCCGTGTGGACACCGAGATCGACCGCCGGATCGACGCCCTGGGCACCGACGAGGCCAAGGCGCTGCGCGGCAAGGCCGGAGTGGCCAACGCCCGCCTCGCCTACCAGGCGTACGAGGAGGTCTTCGCCTCCGACCGCTGGAACGCCCTGGAAAACGCGGGCGCCAACAAGCAGCGTCCGCTGTGGGCCTCCACAGGTGTCAAGGACAAGGCGTACAAGGACACCATGTACGTCGAGGAACTGGCGGCGCCGAACACGGTCAACACGATGCCGGAGGCCACGCTGGAGGCCACCGACGACCACGGCGAGATCCGCGGCGACGCGGTCACCGGTACCTACGAGCAGGCCCGCGCCGAGATCGACGCACTGGAGAAGCTCGGCATCTCCTACGACGACGTCGTGCAGGTGCTGGAGGACGAGGGCGTCGAGAAGTTCGAGGCGTCCTGGAACGACCTGCTGAAGTCGACCGAGGCGGAGATGCAGCGCCTCACCCCCTCGGAGGGCTGAGTTGACCCCCCTCTCCGGGCCCGGTTCCCGAGCGAATCCGCTTCGTGACCCGGCCGACCGACGGCTCCCGCGTATCGCGGGGCCGTCGGGCCTGGTCATCTTCGGTGTGACCGGTGACCTGTCCCGCAAGAAGCTGATGCCGGCGGTGTACGACCTCGCCAACCGGGGTCTGCTGCCGCCGGGCTTCTCGCTGGTGGGCTTCGCCCGCCGCGAGTGGGAGCACGAGGACTTCGCCTCCGAAGTGCACGACGCGGTCAAGGCGCACGCCCGTACGCCGTTCCGGGAGGAGGTCTGGCAGCAGCTCATCCAGGGGATGCGCTTCGTCCAGGGCACCTTCGACGACGACGACGCCTTCGAACGGCTGCGCGGCACCATCGAGGAGCTGGACAAGGCACAGGGCACGGGCGGCAACTTCGCCTTCTACCTGTCCGTACCGCCGCGTTCCTTCCCGGTGGTCATCCAGCAGCTGAAGAAGCACGGTCTCGCCGACCAGACCGGCGGTTCCTGGCGGCGCGCGGTCATCGAGAAGCCGTTCGGCCACGATCTGAAATCGGCCGAGGAGCTGAACAAGGTCGTGCACGAGGTGTTCACTCCGGACCAGGTGTTCCGGATCGACCACTACCTCGGCAAGGAGACCGTTCAGAACATTCTGGCGCTGCGCTTCGCCAACACCATGTTCGAACCGATCTGGAACCGTTCCTTCGTGGACCACGTACAGATCACCATGGCCGAGGACATCGGCATCGGCGGCCGGGCCGGCTACTACGACGGCATCGGCGCCGCCCGGGACGTGATCCAGAACCACCTGCTGCAGCTGATGGCCCTGACCGCGATGGAGGAGCCGGCCTCCTTCGACGCGGACGCGCTGGCCGCGGAGAAGACCAAGGTGCTCGGGGCGGTCCGGCTGCCGAAGGACCTGGGCCACAGTACCGTGCGCGGGCAGTACGCAGGCGGCTGGCAGGGCGGCGAGAAGGTCATCGGCTACCTCGAAGAGGAGGGCATCGACCCCAAGTCGAAGACCGACACGTACGCGGCGATCAAGCTGGGGATCGACAACCGCCGCTGGGCGGGCGTCCCCTTCTACCTGCGCGCCGGCAAACGGCTCGGCCGCCGGGTGACCGAGATCGCGGTTGTCTTCCAGCGGGCCCCGCACTCCCCCTTCGACCACACCGCCACCGAGGAGCTCGGTCAGAACGCGATCGTCATCCGCGTCCAACCGGACGAGGGGATCACGGTCCGCTTCGGGTCCAAGGTGCCGGGCACCTCGATGGAGATCCGGGACGTCTCCATGGACTTCGCCTACGGCGAGTCGTTCACGGAGTCCAGTCCGGAGGCGTACGAACGGCTCATCCTGGACGTACTGCTCGGCGACGCCAACCTCTTCCCGCGCACGGAGGAGGTCGAGCTGTCCTGGAAGATCCTCGACCCGATCGAGGAGTACTGGGACCGGCACGGCAAGCCCGCGCAGTACCAGTCGGGCACCTGGGGCCCCGCCGAGGCGGACGAGATGCTCGCACGAGACGGACGGAGCTGGCGCAGGCCATGAAGATAGACCTGACCGAGACCACCGCCGGCGAGATCAACAAGGCGCTCGTGCAGGGACGTCGCGCCATCGGTACGCCCGCCGTCGGCATGGTGCTGACCCTGGTCATCGTCACCGACGAGGAGAACGCCTACGACGCCCTGAAGGCCGCCAACGACGCGTCGCGCCAGCACCCCTCGCGCACGCTGGTGGTCATCAAGCGCGTCTCCCGCACCCTTCGGGACCGCACGTCCTCACGTCTGGACGCCGAGGTGCGGGTGGGCGCGGACGCCGGTACCGGCGAGACGGTCGTGCTGCGGCTGTACGGCGAGATGGTGGACCACGCCGATTCGGTCGTCCTGCCGCTGCTGCTGCCGGACGCCCCGGTGGTCGTGTGGTGGCCGGTGAACGCCCCGCTGGACCCGGCAAAGGACCCGCTGGGCGCCCTGGCCCAGCGCAGGGTCACCGACACCTACGCCTCCGAACAGCCGGTGCTGGAGCTGTCCGCCCGCGCCGAGGCCTACACCCCCGGCGACACCGACCTGTCCTGGACCCGGATCACGCCGTGGCGCTCGATGCTCGCGGCGGCCCTGGACCAGGTCCCCTGTGAGGTGAGGGCCATCGAGGTGGAGGGCGAGGAGTTCAACCCGAGCTGCGAGTTGCTGGCGATGTGGCTCGCCGACCGGCTGGACGTTCCGGTGAAACGGTCACTGTCGAGTGGTCCGGGGCTCACCGCGGTCCGGATGGACACCTCTGGCGGCTCGATCGTCCTGGACCGCGCGGACGGTTCGCTCGCCACGTTGTCCATCGAGGGTCAGCCGGCCCGCGCGGTGGCGCTCAAGCGTCGGGAGACGGCCGAGCTGATCGCGGAGGAACTGCGCCGGCTCGACCCGGACGACACCTACGCGTCGGCGCTGCGCTACGGCCTGGAGC contains:
- a CDS encoding heme o synthase, which produces MCVTAVESRPAGVLGGASQSPVHRPFGARVKAFVALTKPRIIELLLITTVPVMFLAQQGVPDLKLVLLTCIGGYLSAGGANALNMYIDRDIDALMDRTSQRPLVTGMVSPRECLAFGITLAVISTLLFGFTVNWLSAWLSLGALLFYVVVYTMILKRRTSQNIVWGGIAGCLPVLIGWSSVTNSMSWAPVILFLVMFFWTPPHYWPLSMKVKEDYARAGVPMLPVIASNKVVARQIVIYSWVMVAVSLMLTPLGYTGWFYTAVALAAGGFWLWEAHALQNRAKAEVTGAKLKEMRLFHWSITYVSILFVAVAVDPFLR
- the tkt gene encoding transketolase, translating into MSTKPTTTDFEWTELDQRAVDTARVLAADAVQKVGNGHPGTAMSLAPAAYTLFQKVMRHDPADPEWVGRDRFVLSAGHSSLTLYTQLYLAGFGLELEDLEAFRTWGSKTPGHPEYGHTAGVETTTGPLGQGVANAVGMAMAARYERGLFDPDAPRGESPFDHFVYCIAGDGCLQEGISAEASSLAGHQKLGNLILLWDDNHISIEGDTETAVSEDTVKRYEAYGWHVQRVEPKENGDLDPAAIFAAVQEAKTVTDRPSFIAMRSIIAWPAPHAQNTEAAHGSALGEEEVAATKRVLGFDPERTFEVADEVLTHTRRALERGRQARSEWEKSLQEWRDGSAERAAEFDRISKGELPAGWEEKLPVFEPGKAVATRAASGKVLQALGPVLPELWGGSADLAGSNNTTIDKDSSFLPEGNPLPEANPYGRTIHFGIREHSMGAEMNGIALHGNTRVYGGTFLVFSDYMRNAVRLSALMHLPVTYVWTHDSIGLGEDGPTHQPVEHLASLRAIPGLNIVRPADANETTIAWREILRRYTKEFGKGQPHGLALTRQGVPVYEPNENAARGGYVLFDAEGGEPQVILIATGSEVHLAVGAREQLQAEGVPTRVVSMPSVEWFEQQEQEYRDSVLPPSVKARVAVEAGVGLTWYRYVGDAGRIVSLEHFGASADGKVLFREFGFTAENVAAQAKESIAAARESLAAGRR
- the tal gene encoding transaldolase; this translates as MTDALKRLSEEGVAIWLDDLSRKRITSGNLAELIDQQHVVGVTTNPTIFQKAISQGDGYSLQLSDLAARKVTVEEAIRMITTADVRDAADILRPMFDATDGQDGRVSIEVDPRLAHNTRATIAEAKQLAWLVDRPNTLIKIPATKAGLPAITEVIGLGISVNVTLIFSLERYREVMAAYLSGLEKARERGLDLSKIRSVASFFVSRVDTEIDRRIDALGTDEAKALRGKAGVANARLAYQAYEEVFASDRWNALENAGANKQRPLWASTGVKDKAYKDTMYVEELAAPNTVNTMPEATLEATDDHGEIRGDAVTGTYEQARAEIDALEKLGISYDDVVQVLEDEGVEKFEASWNDLLKSTEAEMQRLTPSEG
- the zwf gene encoding glucose-6-phosphate dehydrogenase, whose product is MTPLSGPGSRANPLRDPADRRLPRIAGPSGLVIFGVTGDLSRKKLMPAVYDLANRGLLPPGFSLVGFARREWEHEDFASEVHDAVKAHARTPFREEVWQQLIQGMRFVQGTFDDDDAFERLRGTIEELDKAQGTGGNFAFYLSVPPRSFPVVIQQLKKHGLADQTGGSWRRAVIEKPFGHDLKSAEELNKVVHEVFTPDQVFRIDHYLGKETVQNILALRFANTMFEPIWNRSFVDHVQITMAEDIGIGGRAGYYDGIGAARDVIQNHLLQLMALTAMEEPASFDADALAAEKTKVLGAVRLPKDLGHSTVRGQYAGGWQGGEKVIGYLEEEGIDPKSKTDTYAAIKLGIDNRRWAGVPFYLRAGKRLGRRVTEIAVVFQRAPHSPFDHTATEELGQNAIVIRVQPDEGITVRFGSKVPGTSMEIRDVSMDFAYGESFTESSPEAYERLILDVLLGDANLFPRTEEVELSWKILDPIEEYWDRHGKPAQYQSGTWGPAEADEMLARDGRSWRRP
- the opcA gene encoding glucose-6-phosphate dehydrogenase assembly protein OpcA; the encoded protein is MKIDLTETTAGEINKALVQGRRAIGTPAVGMVLTLVIVTDEENAYDALKAANDASRQHPSRTLVVIKRVSRTLRDRTSSRLDAEVRVGADAGTGETVVLRLYGEMVDHADSVVLPLLLPDAPVVVWWPVNAPLDPAKDPLGALAQRRVTDTYASEQPVLELSARAEAYTPGDTDLSWTRITPWRSMLAAALDQVPCEVRAIEVEGEEFNPSCELLAMWLADRLDVPVKRSLSSGPGLTAVRMDTSGGSIVLDRADGSLATLSIEGQPARAVALKRRETAELIAEELRRLDPDDTYASALRYGLERLNTGPEQQPGAEAAEVTGAAAKKATAKTARKTARKATAK